The following coding sequences are from one Solea solea chromosome 11, fSolSol10.1, whole genome shotgun sequence window:
- the acvr1ba gene encoding activin A receptor type 1Ba, with translation MALKQTILTLLALVAVSAVGHALRCNCTNCEKTGYECETDGACMASTYYNQGKQQQHVRICITRDNLVPPGQPFYCLSAEGVLNTHCCYVDYCNSIDLKDPVPTKAGSDWTGQGSPWGPVELVAVIAGPVFLLCVLLMVGVFLFQYHQRAYSHRQRLEVEDPSCDHLYMAKDKTLQDLIYDMSTSGSGSGLPLFVQRTVARTIVLQEIIGKGRFGEVWRGKWRGGDVAVKIFSSREERSWFREAEIYQTIMLRHENILGFIAADNKDNGTWTQLWLVSDYHEHGSLFDYLNRYSVTIEGMIKLALSAASGLAHLHMEILGTQGKPGIAHRDLKSKNILVKKNNVCAIADLGLAVRHESITDTIDIAPNQRVGTKRYMAPEVLDETINMKHFDSFKCADIYALGLVYWEIARRCNTGGIHEEYQLPYYDLVPSDPSIEEMRKVVCDQKLRPNVPNWWQSYESLRVMGKIMRECWYANGAARLTALRIKKTLSQLSVEEDVKM, from the exons CTCTGCGTTGTAACTGCACAAACTGTGAGAAGACTGGTTATGAGTGCGAGACCGATGGCGCCTGCATGGCTTCAACATACTACAACCAGgggaagcagcagcaacatgtaCGCATCTGTATCACCCGGGACAACCTGGTCCCGCCTGGACAGCCTTTCTACTGTCTGAGCGCTGAAGGGGTGCTCAACACGCATTGCTGCTATGTAGATTACTGCAACAGTATTGATCTGAAAGACCCAG TTCCGACCAAGGCAGGGAGTGACTGGACAGGCCAAGGCAGTCCTTGGGGGCCAGTGGAGCTGGTGGCGGTCATCGCAGGGCCAGTGTTTCTGTTATGTGTGCTTTTGATGGTCGGCGTGTTCCTCTTCCAGTATCACCAGAGGGCCTACAGCCACAGGCAGAGGCTGGAGGTAGAGGACCCCTCCTGTGACCATCTGTACATGGCCAAGGACAAAACCCTGCAGGACCTCATCTATGACATGTCCACCTCTGGATCTGGCTCAG GTTTGCCACTGTTTGTGCAGCGGACGGTGGCCAGGACTATTGTGCTACAGGAGATAATAGGAAAGGGTCGGTTTGGTGAAGTGTGGAGAGGGAAGTGGCGCGGGGGAGACGTGGCGGTGAAAATCTTCTCATCCAGAGAGGAACGCTCCTGGTTCCGAGAGGCCGAGATCTACCAGACAATCATGCTACGACATGAAAACATCCTCGGATTCATTGCTGCAGATAATAAAG ATAACGGCACATGGACTCAGCTGTGGCTCGTGTCGGACTATCATGAGCACGGCTCTCTGTTTGATTACCTGAACCGCTACTCCGTCACCATCGAGGGCATGATCAAACTCGCACTGTCGGCAGCCAGCGGCCTGGCACACCTACACATGGAGATCCTCGGCACTCAGG GTAAGCCTGGTATCGCTCACCGTGACCTCAAGTCTAAAAATATCCTGGTTAAGAAGAACAACGTGTGTGCCATCGCTGACCTCGGTCTGGCCGTCCGCCACGAGTCCATCACAGACACAATCGATATAGCACCGAACCAGCGCGTGGGCACTAAGAG GTATATGGCTCCAGAGGTTCTGGACGAAACCATCAACATGAAGCACTTTGATTCCTTCAAGTGTGCTGACATTTACGCGCTGGGCCTGGTCTACTGGGAAATTGCGCGCCGCTGCAACACGGGAG GCATTCACGAGGAGTACCAGCTGCCCTACTACGACCTCGTCCCGTCAGATCCCTCCATAGAGGAGATGAGGAAGGTGGTGTGTGACCAGAAACTGAGGCCCAACGTGCCCAACTGGTGGCAGAGCTACGAG TCGCTGCGTGTGATGGGGAAGATCATGAGGGAGTGCTGGTACGCCAACGGAGCGGCCAGACTCACCGCCCTGCGCATCAAAAAGACTCTGTCTCAGCTCAGCGTGGAGGAGGACGTCAAGATGTGA